Proteins from a single region of Kluyveromyces lactis strain NRRL Y-1140 chromosome C complete sequence:
- a CDS encoding uncharacterized protein (similar to uniprot|Q74ZB9 Ashbya gossypii AGR280C AGR280Cp and some similarites with YLR278C uniprot|Q05854 Saccharomyces cerevisiae YLR278C Protein of unknown function localizes to the nucleus potential Cdc28p substrate) → MGRPPKKVSLENIQRFQLELEMAGQDTNQLLKDKKGRSRACLLCQRRKQKCDHKIPSCTACLKAGVKCIQPAKYGYDGAVGEQSSPQSSVATVTRGSRTGTANEQDNRHVGATTTEGSTVPVPSNKKSRAKVKQEGSVMDTMPVGGLDTPIPNVNNIKSNINDHNINTVNHSSNLNNNNNDNNTNGNNKNNNSFQHVDSSRLSELASAAGSASPSPSLLRESSHEGKKSKTKRSHKDGKDEYTLFLEKKLKYLEKLVDMKPDTNSYKEKLSKYKKVAHLLDNGEPDQDDITTVLPPTAAQQTAPSNTLAASLSQQPNGAAGVAQDQQITRIRSPILPPPPKTKFLPLHQQSQNQPQRSGMIKPPHSHERALESLASDSLESIDYSRCIFAKYNLKEFLSYDPAFEFDEQLSRAFLDTYFTRLQFKYPLLDEQEIYTFHNDYINNNVHSYSINEFHFSCGRMWLVFSISAHLHKTTGKYQGLPPNRYFSTAIRHITKCGTNLTFVQQIEVLILLILYIIRTDRDSIGLYEIIKDVTNICKNKLHLNKWNPKDPFAYKKLRLFWCVYLIERMICVAVGKPYTINESEIDLPFFNKDSFYTRETDMAKHEHGVHFINQSLKLRRIESTFVEELNIISQKPGSSSSNIPNQKRMTTAEISKIQAQLPQVKKFFQDLEVWRSKCSITHVRNFENETLKLYYYRSVRLLLQPYLELLKPHDRLFKECQAAAGQICQLYKVFHQKTVFGHSTPAVHTVFVAGVTSIYCMWLARNWDDERRRKLGDVSKHTRPLVSALLFSTMDDLRACSVCLYVMAERSKFAIIFRDTFDQLMNATIGNLIERCGPDSSELIYVTSSKKGETTPTLISIPDRNADNDETSKDIDRKGMPPAMKRTFGELQVSAHAGFVENSQIDLEEQRERKRKQGVLQKTSVPKSLSHLLVKVEDEDDGIDDSKITTSKASLAHSPDELSKVDTRSTSEMVTPPEQVTARNKYIVKKPANVTESDWEIFQQQAFLQQHQAQQNLQAYLSSLNGAFENNNAQMMQSANGMGSHVNNRTATTLPPQQNQNSLNPITQNHPSLFSGGADNKASVTSSDMSSPTGWQHGNADIFQKKQPANFVKSPNTPLHPISFSVGPSPRPNDNGIIFNNGTHTMINNISTWTNDSVLDLMNSNHYVDPLNGGNNMGNLNGSLQSSATTNDQKTFVMPNRDNNPGTLNNSLNWRNSSFTNMNMNFNQPDNQQGQRPPQQQQQQQLEAMLSVPVEEFWTVNDDYGFLT, encoded by the coding sequence ATGGGTCGTCCTCCGAAGAAAGTCAGCTTGGAGAATATTCAGCGGTTTCAGCTGGAGCTCGAGATGGCTGGACAGGATACAAATCAGTTGTTGAAAGATAAGAAGGGCCGTTCTCGTGCTTGTTTGTTGTGTCAACGGCGGAAACAAAAGTGTGATCACAAGATTCCCAGTTGCACCGCGTGTTTGAAAGCAGGTGTGAAATGTATCCAGCCTGCCAAATATGGGTATGACGGGGCTGTAGGAGAGCAGTCATCGCCGCAGTCTAGTGTGGCTACTGTTACTAGAGGATCAAGAACGGGTACGGCTAACGAACAAGATAATAGGCATGTTGgtgcaacaacaacagaagGCAGTACCGTTCCTGTCCCATCGAATAAAAAATCTAGGGCAAAAGTTAAACAAGAAGGCAGCGTCATGGATACTATGCCTGTCGGAGGTCTTGATACTCCTATTCCCAATGtcaacaacatcaaaaGTAATATTAATGACCATAATATCAATACCGTGAATCATAGCAGTAACCttaacaataataataatgacaaTAATACTAATggtaataataaaaataacAACAGTTTCCAACACGTTGATAGTTCAAGGTTATCTGAGTTGGCAAGTGCTGCTGGTAGTGCTAGCCCTTCGCCAAGCTTGCTGAGGGAATCATCCCATGAGGGCAAGAAAAGTAAGACAAAGAGATCACATAAAGATGGAAAAGATGAGTACACGTTgttcttggaaaagaagttgaaatatCTAGAAAAATTAGTTGACATGAAACCAGATACGAACTCGTATAAAGAGAAACTCAGCAAATACAAGAAGGTTGCTCATCTTTTGGACAACGGAGAACCTGATCAGGATGATATAACAACTGTGCTTCCTCCCACGGCGGCACAACAAACTGCACCTTCTAATACACTTGCTGCTTCGCTATCACAGCAGCCGAATGGGGCAGCAGGGGTAGCTCAGGATCAACAGATAACGAGGATTAGGTCACCTATACTACCTCCGCCTCCGAAAACTAAGTTTTTACCTCTACATCAACAGTCTCAAAATCAACCACAACGTTCTGGCATGATTAAGCCTCCTCATTCTCATGAACGAGCATTGGAATCCTTAGCATCTGATTCTCTCGAATCAATCGATTATTCACGTTGCATTTTCGCAAAATACAACTTGAAAGAGTTCTTGTCATATGATCCAGCTTTCGAATTTGATGAACAATTGAGTAGAGCGTTTTTGGACACCTACTTTACAAGacttcaattcaaatatcCACTTCTAGATGAACAAGAGATTTACACTTTCCACAATGATTATATTAATAATAATGTTCACTCATATTCAATCAATGAATTCCATTTCTCCTGTGGTAGAATGTGGTTAGTTTTCAGCATTTCAGCCCATTTACACAAGACCACTGGAAAATACCAGGGGTTGCCTCCAAATAGATATTTCTCAACTGCAATTCGTCATATCACCAAATGTGGAACAAATTTGACTTTTGTTCAACAGATTGAAGTTCTCATTTTGCTCATCTTGTACATTATTCGAACGGATCGtgattcaattggattGTATGAGATCATCAAAGATGTCACAAACATCTGTAAAAATAAGCTTCATCTGAACAAATGGAATCCAAAAGATCCCTTTGCCTATAAGAAATTGAGGTTGTTCTGGTGTGTTTATTTGATCGAAAGAATGATTTGCGTCGCAGTCGGCAAACCATATACCATTAACGAATCTGAAATTGACCTAccatttttcaacaaagataGCTTCTACACAAGAGAGACGGATATGGCTAAGCATGAACATGGGGTTCATTTTATCAatcaatctttgaaactaCGTCGCATTGAATCTACTTTCGTAGAAGAACTTAATATTATATCACAAAAGCCAGGTTCGTCTTCTTCCAACATTCCGAATCAGAAGCGAATGACTACAGCTGAAATATCTAAAATACAGGCACAATTGCCGCAAGTTaagaaattcttccaagatTTAGAAGTATGGAGATCTAAGTGTTCCATTACACATGTCAGAAACTTCGAAAACGAAACATTAAAGTTATACTACTACAGATCGGTGAGGCTTCTACTACAGCCTTACTTAGAATTGTTGAAACCACATGACCGGCTCTTCAAAGAATGTCAGGCAGCTGCTGGTCAAATTTGCCAGCTATATAAAGtctttcatcaaaagaCCGTTTTCGGTCATTCTACCCCTGCTGTGCATACCGTTTTTGTTGCTGGTGTCACATCCATTTATTGTATGTGGCTAGCCAGGAATTGGGatgatgaaagaagaaggaagtTAGGTGATGTTTCCAAACATACTAGACCTCTTGTCAGCGCACTACTATTTTCTACGATGGATGATCTAAGGGCTTGTTCTGTGTGTTTGTATGTAATGGCtgaaagatcaaaattTGCAATCATTTTCAGGGATACGTTCGACCAATTGATGAACGCAACCATAGGTAACTTAATCGAACGTTGTGGCCCAGATTCCTCGGAACTAATTTACGTCACCAGTTCTAAAAAGGGCGAGACTACTCCTACTCTAATATCCATTCCAGATAGGAATGCTGACAATGATGAAACTTCGAAAGATATAGATAGAAAGGGGATGCCACCAGCAATGAAGAGAACGTTTGGAGAGTTGCAAGTATCTGCTCATGCTGGGTTTGTCGAAAATAGTCAAATTGATCTGGAAGAgcaaagagaaagaaagcGTAAACAAGGTGTACTTCAAAAGACTTCTGTTCCAAAATCTTTATCACATTTGCTTGTTAAGGtagaggatgaagatgatggaATCGATGACAGCAAAATAACGACTTCGAAAGCCTCATTAGCTCATAGCCCCGATGAGTTAAGCAAAGTCGACACTCGTTCCACTTCTGAGATGGTAACACCACCAGAACAAGTCACTGCCAGGAACAAATACATTGTCAAGAAGCCTGCCAATGTCACAGAATCCGACTGGGAAATATTCCAGCAGCAAGCATTTTTGCAACAACATCAAGCGCAGCAAAATTTACAGGCCTACCTTTCTTCATTAAATGGTGCTTTCGAGAATAACAATGCGCAAATGATGCAATCTGCCAATGGGATGGGGTCTCATGTGAATAATAGGACAGCAACTACTCTGCCCCctcaacaaaatcaaaattcaTTAAATCCCATCACTCAGAATCATCCTTCACTGTTTAGTGGTGGTGCTGATAATAAAGCATCCGTAACTTCATCTGACATGTCTTCCCCAACCGGCTGGCAACACGGAAATGCAGacattttccaaaaaaagCAACCAGCCAACTTTGTAAAGTCTCCTAACACACCGTTGCACCCAATATCATTCTCCGTCGGTCCTTCACCCAGGCCGAACGATAATGGTATAATCTTCAATAATGGTACCCATACGATGATCAACAACATCTCCACATGGACCAACGACTCGgttttggatttgatgAACAGTAATCATTACGTAGATCCACTGAATGGAGGCAACAATATGGGCAACCTAAACGGATCTTTACAATCATCAGCGACAACAAATGATCAAAAGACTTTTGTCATGCCCAATCGAGACAACAATCCTGGCACTCTGAATAACTCCCTGAATTGGAGAAACTCTTCATTTACCAACATGAATATGAACTTCAATCAACCAGATAATCAGCAAGGTCAAAGACCACcgcaacagcaacaacaacagcaattgGAAGCTATGTTGTCAGTTCCcgttgaagaattttggACCGTTAACGACGATTATGGATTCCTCACTTGA
- the RSO55 gene encoding Rso55p (similar to uniprot|Q05863 Saccharomyces cerevisiae YLR281C Hypothetical ORF) has product MFGITVKTIPAVRLAITYRMLSSSIPQTIKKSKMPPRPKFTDDMERDIEEKFLHGGRGPGGQKINKCNSKVQLRHVPTGIVVDCQATRSRDQNRKIAREKLALRLAQWENGDQPIERELAKIQWEQQSKRSKERKAKSKHREAQEQRQQQKLQQTIEEKQLLKSLLEQ; this is encoded by the coding sequence ATGTTTGGAATTACTGTAAAGACAATCCCTGCGGTGAGGCTGGCCATTACCTATCGAATGCTCAGTTCCAGCATACCACAAACCATCAAAAAGAGCAAAATGCCACCAAGACCCAAGTTCACCGATGACATGGAAAGAGACATAGAAGAGAAGTTCCTCCACGGAGGAAGAGGCCCAGGCGGACAGAAGATCAACAAGTGTAACAGTAAGGTACAGCTGCGACACGTTCCTACGGGAATCGTCGTGGACTGTCAAGCAACTAGATCCCGAGACCAAAACAGAAAGATTGCAAGAGAAAAACTTGCATTACGTCTAGCACAATGGGAAAACGGCGACCAACCCATCGAAAGAGAATTGGCGAAGATCCAATGGGAGCAACAATCGAAAAGGTCTAAAGAACGTAAGGCCAAAAGCAAGCACAGAGAAGCACAAGAACAAAGACAGCAACAAAAATTGCAACAAACGATAGAAGAGAAGCAATTACTCAAGTCCCTACTGGAGCAGTAA
- the PUT7 gene encoding Put7p (similar to uniprot|Q05867 Saccharomyces cerevisiae YLR283W Hypothetical ORF): MPLSIAEHLNRIHYKIETKPSVARSHCPQYPSMFSIFPRRFLPRLVHNYRPLCKYSVLQQPLLPDDFMNKLPEKLISRGNGLKPTTAANQLDTLYLHNKLVQNGFTSEQGNVIIDLLLDTLDQDFFRTYNDKFLRKMELENQSHLFNAAETELKYAVQNSREQSLNERTLELMQLDRDLNSFNDQLNELIINLLTKDSKVEFNDRKIENTLLHRDINLRLKDCNNKIGTKINGHIKSEIENLRWQTTRSGLLAVLILVFFIMSGVSISKRINTENGKPVEVILHTVDPEESDLESLLSDDEQGNVRSGKNNNASSC; this comes from the coding sequence atGCCTTTATCAATAGCCGAACACTTAAATAGAATACATTACAAAATAGAGACTAAGCCTTCGGTTGCTCGCTCGCACTGTCCACAGTATCCATCCATGTTCAGCATATTTCCCAGAAGGTTCCTCCCTCGTCTGGTGCACAATTATCGACCCTTATGCAAATACTCCGTTTTGCAACAACCTCTGCTGCCTGATGATTTCATGAATAAGTTACCGGAAAAGCTTATTTCTCGGGGAAATGGTCTAAAACCAACGACAGCAGCTAACCAGTTGGACACCCTTTATCTTCACAACAAATTGGTACAGAATGGGTTCACTTCGGAACAAGGTAACGTCATAATAGATTTATTATTGGATACTCTAGATCAAGATTTCTTCCGAACTTATAACGATAAATTCTTGCGTAAAATGGAACTAGAAAACCAATCACATCTTTTCAACGCTGCAGAGACTGAGTTAAAATATGCAGTGCAAAACTCAAGGGAACAGTCATTGAATGAACGGACTCTGGAATTAATGCAATTGGATCGAGATTTAAATTCCTTTAATGATCAGTTGAACGAGTTGATCATCAACCTTTTAACTAAAGACTCGAAAGTGGAATTCAACGATCGCAAGATTGAAAACACTTTATTACACAGAGATATAAATCTTCGGTTGAAAGATTGTAACAACAAGATTGGTACCAAGATCAATGGCCATATAAAAtcagaaattgaaaatttaAGATGGCAAACGACAAGATCAGGGCTATTAGCTGTGCTTATATTAGTCTTTTTTATCATGAGTGGTGTctcaatatcaaaaagaatcAACACGGAGAACGGAAAACCTGTTGAAGTTATCTTGCACACTGTGGACCCAGAAGAATCGGATCTAGAATCGCTGCTatctgatgatgaacaagGTAATGTAAGAAGTGGGAAGAACAACAATGCTAGCAGCTGCTGA
- the ECI1 gene encoding dodecenoyl-CoA isomerase (similar to uniprot|Q05871 Saccharomyces cerevisiae YLR284C ECI1 Peroxisomal delta3 delta2-enoyl-CoA isomerase hexameric protein that converts 3-hexenoyl-CoA to trans-2-hexenoyl- CoA essential for the beta-oxidation of unsaturated fatty acids oleate-induced), with protein sequence MVVIAKSPRIEYRKEGIFFIIQFTDQKKLNALDGNDYLYLAHLLVENDKDPETAFTVLQSSGRFFSAGADFSSIRKENTHNSDGTLPKWASAFLSRNTYVTNAFIVHSKPIICCLNGPAVGLSAAIVMICDIVYCMNDKVYLQFPFAKIGLVTEGSTSITLPLKIGYARAQNTLFFNKPLTYDILEDSVSLRNYQLDDWKQFNEQALSDLKKDVKGLNLTSIIVMKKLIKETWMQHLLRANASEVTDAMPFWIDGIPQSNFLKMLKRAEANRSKSRL encoded by the coding sequence ATGGTTGTTATAGCTAAAAGTCCTAGGATTGAGTATAGAAAAGAGGgtattttcttcatcatacAATTTACTgatcaaaagaagttgaatgCCCTAGATGGTAATGATTATTTATACTTAGCCCATTTGTTAGTAGAAAACGATAAGGATCCTGAGACTGCATTTACAGTTTTACAGAGTTCCGGACGGTTCTTCAGCGCAGGTGCTGATTTCTCTTCCataagaaaagagaatacACACAATTCTGATGGTACTCTACCTAAGTGGGCTTCTGCTTTCCTAAGTAGAAATACTTATGTCACAAATGCTTTCATTGTGCATTCCAAACCTATCATCTGTTGTCTAAATGGACCTGCAGTAGGGCTAAGTGCCGCAATCGTGATGATATGTGACATTGTATACTGTATGAACGATAAAGTTTATTTACAATTCCCATTTGCTAAGATTGGACTTGTCACTGAGGGTTCAACCTCTATAACTTTACCCTTAAAAATTGGGTACGCAAGAGCTCAAAACACGCTATTCTTCAATAAGCCTTTGACGTACGATATTTTGGAGGATTCGGTTTCACTGAGAAATTATCAACTAGATGATTGGAAACAGTTTAATGAACAGGCGCTatcagatttgaagaaagatgtGAAAGGCTTAAATCTGACAAGCATAATTGttatgaagaaattgattaAGGAAACTTGGATGCAGCATTTGCTCCGGGCAAATGCCTCTGAAGTAACTGATGCTATGCCTTTCTGGATTGATGGTATCCCTCAAAGTAACTttctgaagatgttgaaaaggGCAGAAGCTAATAGATCCAAATCAAGATTATGA